In one Brienomyrus brachyistius isolate T26 chromosome 7, BBRACH_0.4, whole genome shotgun sequence genomic region, the following are encoded:
- the LOC125746832 gene encoding trichohyalin-like isoform X9, which yields MAAQVEVKSVQGETAGVSSGHLRRTAEPPSGTQGHIFLSPQAGKPALLTPKPFSLEKTLSIRPILPPKPQVPSAPPGASQTSDLKSSELSLADSPGVLGGDQTRSMKSNTPTAPKPALHRNPEINPPTVVIHDLSSTLQSSLLWNSKSNLLSKPKLDLTESSISVPLNAPKANLSTTPKPDDPSTPKPTPPHTPKPDLSSVPKPVPLSTPNLNLSKSEVFASPEPLANQATSIDSPEKPRKLSVLERIKMLSQFRTSQESSASECSGMTQTERQPRMRMGAPISRAKSMGSLDYARWEALKDMTEEEQSREEKSSVSPLLQRNIVVVQPATPQSAGSPHKVAAPRKTGATGQLSELTSRFESLNTPDKCQPDKENILERKGKEVRCTEEVTESQPSENADNSLRQMMPEWRKQDTDQEETASSIKKRISLLFDPSSAQGGGVSTPLEVEPHSSAQPIQEVDISVGVKQRIKQLIAESPSQSLIQRKVKPRPLSQDLTKCFSPGMSMDTSPSTVGLERVQMRGVDKKEREAHEKVEDPMADSSIKGQDQSGGSFTTLDQSGNGGTELELQELQSNKEKAPVETPENVVSIIPSLQLGHLDRSAVSEGILSAQLEEKTSKLEEERQKQMELERKCEEERQKQLEQERKLEEERQKQLELERKREEERQKQLELERKLEEERQKQLEQERKREEERQKQLEQERKREEERQKQLEQERKREEERQKQLEQERKREEERQKQLELERKREEERQKQLEQERKLEEERQKQLELERKREEERQKQLEQERKREEERQKQLEQERKREEERQKQLERKREEERQKQLELERKREEERQKQLEQERKLEEERQKQLERKREEERQKQLELERKREEERQKQLEQERKLEEERQRQLEQERKLEEERQRQLEQERKLEEERQRQLEQERKLEEERQKQLELERKRKEERQKQLEQERKLEEEKQKQLEQERKREEERQKQLELERKRKEERQKQLELERKQEEERQKQLEQERKQEEERQKQLEKKREEERQKQLEQERKLEEQKQLELERKREEERQKQLELDRKNQEREVEESPQQISTAGEILPTSQASSSTLTEQSVREGDENATTEEVIFDDFSVRPMRWRYMRKSSLLYGDTFQTSQPPADAYDEGGKNENYVENLNDQEQQGEISEDDEKLQKKVKIGIDRGHDGQGGVKQEDTKSQGGTEIEILDPIKQPSNRSSHLCPGEKLEAEEDRCSAPRQAATQPLPKPATCIARTLAGTGPREEDGTQDRLISHEDDQYGSLDAAQHPGEGSLTPNTSTPTDALPEPSTPGGLPSPSTLSSVSCEATDPLPFPETPTSLLDSSALRSRVLLGKRRSQRALPSRAARQKAVQDAKDPKFQDSAGTGSEMTAQEDVEDEEEEEEEEEVKAEPCLTPSQPQRVPLFPGMDTSALKAQLKKRVGDSENQAEQPPPQRSAKSPFLPQATRVLPPIADKENRDHSSPQWLQELKSKKRFSQHESDT from the exons ATGGCAGCCCAAGTAGAGGTGAAATCAGTACAGGGGGAGACAGCAGGGGTCAGTAGTGGAcatctgaggaggactgctgaGCCTCCGTCCGGCACCCAGGGGCACATCTTCCTCAGCCCGCAGGCCGGAAAACCAGCCCTCCTCACCCCTAAACCTTTCTCTCTGGAGAAGACCCTGTCCATCCGGCCCATTTTGCCTCCCAAGCCTCAGGTTCCAAGTGCCCCTCCAGGAGCTAGCCAAACCAGTGACCTGAAATCCAGTGAACTCAGTCTTGCTGACTCTCCTGGAGTCCTCGGTGGGGACCAGACCAGATCTATGAAATCCAACACACCCACTGCTCCTAAACCAGCCCTACACAGGAATCCTGAAATCAACCCACCCACTGTTGTTATACACGATCTCTCCAGTACCTTGCAGAGTAGTCTACTCTGGAATTCTAAATCTAACCTGCTGAGTAAGCCCAAACTGGATCTGACTGAATCTTCTATATCTGTCCCACTTAATGCACCAAAAGCCAATCTATCCACTACTCCTAAACCTGATGATCCCAGTACACCAAAACCCACCCCACCTCATACTCCTAAACCTGACCTTTCCTCTGTACCAAAACCTGTCCCACTTAGTACTCCTAACCTTAACCTATCCAAGTCTGAGGTATTTGCATCACCTGAACCCCTTGCCAATCAGGCTACCTCCATAGACTCGCCTGAAAAGCCCAGGAAGCTATCCGTGTTGGAACGGATCAAGATGTTGTCACAGTTCCGGACCTCCCAGGAGTCATCAGCATCTGAGTGCTCTGGGATGACCCAAACCGAGCGGCAACCACGGATGAGAATGGGCGCTCCCATAAGCAGAGCTAAGTCGATGGGCTCTCTTGACTACGCCAGGTGGGAAGCATTGAAGGATATGACTGAAGAAGAACAATCTAGGGAGGAGAAGTCATCAGTCTCACCACTACTGCAGAGAAACATTGTTGTGGTTCAGCCTGCCACTCCACAATCTGCAGGCTCCCCACACAAGGTGGCGGCCCCCCGGAAGACGGGGGCCACTGGCCAGCTGAGCGAACTCACGTCTAGGTTTGAGTCCCTAAATACCCCAGACAAATGCCAGCCAGACAAGGAGAATATTCTGGAGAGAAAAGGGAAAGAGGTCAGGTGCACGGAAGAGGTCACAGAGTCACAACCATCGGAAAACGCAGACAACAGCCTCAGGCAAATGATGCCGGAGTGGAGGAAGCAGGACACGGATCAGGAAGAGACTGCTTCCAGCATAAAGAAGCGGATCAGTCTTCTGTTTGACCCCTCCTCTGCCCAAGGAGGTGGGGTCTCCACACCCCTGGAGGTGGAGCCTCATTCATCGGCGCAGCCCATCCAGGAGGTGGACATCTCAGTGGGTGTGAAACAGCGGATTAAACAGTTGATAGCAGAGAGCCCTTCTCagtccctcattcagagaaaggtcaagccccgccccctctctCAGGACCTCACCAAGTG TTTTTCACCAGGAATGTCTATGGACACTAGCCCTTCCACTGTTGGCCTGGAGAGAGTTCAGATGAGAGGTGTTGacaagaaagaaagagaggCCCATGAGAAG GTGGAAGACCCTATGGCTGACTCGAGTATTAAGGGTCAAGACCAGAGCGGGGGATCCTTCACTACTTTAGACCAGTCAGGCAATGGTGGgacagagctggagctgcaggaACTTCAATCAAACAAAGAGAAGGCACCAGTAGAGACACCTGAGAATGTAGTTTCCATCATTCCATCCCTCCAACTTGGTCATTTAGACCGCAGTGCAGTGAGTGAGGGCATTCTTAGTGCCCAACTGGAGGAAAAAACCTCGAAACTGGAAGAGGAGAGGCAGAAACAGATGGAGCTGGAGAGGAAATGCGAAGAGGAGAGGCAGAAACAGCTGGAGCAGGAGAGGAAACTGGAGGAGGAGAGGCAGAAACAGCTGGAGCTGGAGAGGAAACGTGAAGAGGAGAGGCAGAAACAGCTGGAGCTGGAGAGGAAACTGGAAGAGGAGAGGCAGAAACAGCTGGAGCAGGAGAGGAAACGCGAAGAGGAGAGGCAGAAACAGCTGGAGCAGGAGAGGAAACGCGAAGAGGAGAGGCAGAAACAGCTGGAGCAGGAGAGGAAACGCGAAGAGGAGAGGCAGAAACAGCTGGAGCAGGAGAGGAAACGCGAAGAGGAGAGGCAGAAACAGCTGGAGCTGGAGAGGAAACGCGAAGAGGAGAGGCAGAAACAGCTGGAGCAGGAGAGGAAACTGGAGGAGGAGAGGCAGAAACAGCTGGAGCTGGAGAGGAAACGTGAAGAGGAGAGGCAGAAACAGCTGGAGCAGGAGAGGAAACGTGAAGAGGAGAG GCAGAAACAGCTGGAGCAGGAGAGGAAACGTGAAGAGGAGAGGCAGAAACAGCTGGAGAGGAAACGGGAAGAGGAGAGGCAGAAACAGCTGGAGCTGGAGAGGAAACGGGAAGAGGAGAGGCAGAAACAGCTGGAGCAGGAGAGGAAACTGGAGGAGGAGAGGCAGAAACAGCTGGAGAGGAAACGTGAAGAGGAGAGGCAGAAACAGCTGGAGCTGGAGAGGAAACGGGAAGAGGAGAGGCAGAAACAGCTGGAGCAGGAGAGGAAACTGGAGGAGGAGAGGCAGAGACAGCTGGAGCAGGAGAGGAAACTGGAGGAGGAGAGGCAGAGACAGCTGGAGCAGGAGAGGAAACTGGAGGAGGAGAGGCAGAGACAGCTGGAGCAGGAGAGGAAACTGGAGGAGGAGAGGCAGAAACAGCTGGAGCTGGAGAGGAAACGCAAAGAGGAGAGGCAGAAACAACTGGAGCAGGAGAGGAAACTGGAGGAGGAGAAGCAGAAACAGCTGGAGCAGGAGAGGAAACGGGAAGAGGAGAGGCAGAAACAGCTGGAGCTGGAGAGGAAACGCAAAGAGGAGAGGCAGAAACAGCTGGAGCTGGAGAGGAAACAGGAAGAGGAGAGGCAGAAACAGCTGGAGCAGGAGAGGAAACAGGAAGAGGAGAGGCAGAAACAGCTGGAGAAGAAACGGGAAGAGGAGAGGCAGAAACAGCTGGAGCAGGAGAGGAAACTGGAAGAGCAGAAACAGCTGGAGCTGGAGAGGAAacgagaagaggagagacagaAGCAACTAGAGTTGGACAGAAAGAACCAGGAGAGGGAGGTAGAAGAATCACCCCAACAGATTTCCACAGCTGGGGAAATCCTCCCCACATCTCAGGCCAGTAGCAGCACCCTAACAGAACAAAGTGTAAGAGAAGGTGATGAAAATGCCACAACTGAAGAAGTTATTTTTGATGATTTCTCTGTGAGGCCAATGAGGTGGAGATATATGAGGAAAAGCAGCCTACTTTATGGAGACACTTTCCAGACTTCTCAACCGCCAGCTGATGCTTATGATGAGGgaggaaaaaatgaaaattatgTGGAAAATTTGAATGATCAAGAGCAACAAGGAGAGATTAGCGAAGACGATGAGAAGTTACAAAAGAAAGTAAAGATTGGGATTGACCGTGGGCATGATGGACAAGGGGGTGTAAAGCAAGAAGATACTAAGAGTCAGGGGGGTACAGAGATAGAGATTCTGGATCCCATAAAACAACCTTCCAACAGGTCCAGCCACCTTTGCCCTGGTGAGAAACTGGAAGCAGAAGAGGACAGATGTAGTGCTCCCAGACAGGCAGCCACGCAGCCACTCCCAAAGCCAGCCACTTGCATAGCG CGGACGTTGGCGGGCACCGGTCCCAGGGAGGAGGATGGCACGCAGGACAGGCTCATCTCCCACGAGGACGACCAGTACGGCAGCCTGGACGCAGCTCAGCACCCCGGCGAGGGCAG TCTGACTCCGAACACCTCCACCCCCACGGATGCCCTACCGGAGCCCAGTACGCCAGGCGGGCTGCCCTCCCCCAGCACCCTCTCCTCCGTGTCGTGCGAGGCGACAGACCCGCTGCCTTTTCCTGAG ACGCCAACATCCCTGCTGGACTCCAGCGCCCTGCGCTCGCGGGTGCTGTTGGGTAAGAGGCGGAGTCAGCGTGCCCTGCCCTCAAGAGCCGCCCGTCAGAAAGCTGTACAGGATGCCAAAGACCCGAAGTTCCAGGACTCTGCAG GGACGGGGTCTGAAATGACAGCACAGGAAGATgtggaggatgaagaggaggaggaggaggaggaggaggtgaagGCAGAGCCGTGTTTGACTCCTTCGCAGCCACAGAGAGTGCCCCTCTTCCCTGGCATGGACACGTCTGCTCTCAAG GCTCAGCTGAAGAAGCGAGTGGGTGACTCAGAAAACCAGGccgagcagccccccccccagcgatcAGCCAAATCTCCCTTCCTCCCCCAGGCCACCCGAGTTCTGCCCCCCATCGCTGACAAGGAAAACCG GGACCACTCCTCCCCACAGTGGCTGCAGGAGCTGAAGTCCAAGAAACGCTTCAGTCAGCACGAGAGTGACACCTAG
- the LOC125746832 gene encoding trichohyalin-like isoform X15, producing MAAQVEVKSVQGETAGVSSGHLRRTAEPPSGTQGHIFLSPQAGKPALLTPKPFSLEKTLSIRPILPPKPQVPSAPPGASQTSDLKSSELSLADSPGVLGGDQTRSMKSNTPTAPKPALHRNPEINPPTVVIHDLSSTLQSSLLWNSKSNLLSKPKLDLTESSISVPLNAPKANLSTTPKPDDPSTPKPTPPHTPKPDLSSVPKPVPLSTPNLNLSKSEVFASPEPLANQATSIDSPEKPRKLSVLERIKMLSQFRTSQESSASECSGMTQTERQPRMRMGAPISRAKSMGSLDYARWEALKDMTEEEQSREEKSSVSPLLQRNIVVVQPATPQSAGSPHKVAAPRKTGATGQLSELTSRFESLNTPDKCQPDKENILERKGKEVRCTEEVTESQPSENADNSLRQMMPEWRKQDTDQEETASSIKKRISLLFDPSSAQGGGVSTPLEVEPHSSAQPIQEVDISVGVKQRIKQLIAESPSQSLIQRKVKPRPLSQDLTKCFSPGMSMDTSPSTVGLERVQMRGVDKKEREAHEKVEDPMADSSIKGQDQSGGSFTTLDQSGNGGTELELQELQSNKEKAPVETPENVVSIIPSLQLGHLDRSAVSEGILSAQLEEKTSKLEEERQKQMELERKCEEERQKQLEQERKLEEERQKQLELERKREEERQKQLELERKLEEERQKQLEQERKREEERQKQLEQERKREEERQKQLEQERKREEERQKQLEQERKREEERQKQLELERKREEERQKQLELERKRKEERQKQLEQERKLEEEKQKQLEQERKREEERQKQLELERKRKEERQKQLELERKQEEERQKQLEQERKQEEERQKQLEKKREEERQKQLEQERKLEEQKQLELERKREEERQKQLELDRKNQEREVEESPQQISTAGEILPTSQASSSTLTEQSVREGDENATTEEVIFDDFSVRPMRWRYMRKSSLLYGDTFQTSQPPADAYDEGGKNENYVENLNDQEQQGEISEDDEKLQKKVKIGIDRGHDGQGGVKQEDTKSQGGTEIEILDPIKQPSNRSSHLCPGEKLEAEEDRCSAPRQAATQPLPKPATCIARTLAGTGPREEDGTQDRLISHEDDQYGSLDAAQHPGEGSLTPNTSTPTDALPEPSTPGGLPSPSTLSSVSCEATDPLPFPETPTSLLDSSALRSRVLLGKRRSQRALPSRAARQKAVQDAKDPKFQDSAGTGSEMTAQEDVEDEEEEEEEEEVKAEPCLTPSQPQRVPLFPGMDTSALKAQLKKRVGDSENQAEQPPPQRSAKSPFLPQATRVLPPIADKENRDHSSPQWLQELKSKKRFSQHESDT from the exons ATGGCAGCCCAAGTAGAGGTGAAATCAGTACAGGGGGAGACAGCAGGGGTCAGTAGTGGAcatctgaggaggactgctgaGCCTCCGTCCGGCACCCAGGGGCACATCTTCCTCAGCCCGCAGGCCGGAAAACCAGCCCTCCTCACCCCTAAACCTTTCTCTCTGGAGAAGACCCTGTCCATCCGGCCCATTTTGCCTCCCAAGCCTCAGGTTCCAAGTGCCCCTCCAGGAGCTAGCCAAACCAGTGACCTGAAATCCAGTGAACTCAGTCTTGCTGACTCTCCTGGAGTCCTCGGTGGGGACCAGACCAGATCTATGAAATCCAACACACCCACTGCTCCTAAACCAGCCCTACACAGGAATCCTGAAATCAACCCACCCACTGTTGTTATACACGATCTCTCCAGTACCTTGCAGAGTAGTCTACTCTGGAATTCTAAATCTAACCTGCTGAGTAAGCCCAAACTGGATCTGACTGAATCTTCTATATCTGTCCCACTTAATGCACCAAAAGCCAATCTATCCACTACTCCTAAACCTGATGATCCCAGTACACCAAAACCCACCCCACCTCATACTCCTAAACCTGACCTTTCCTCTGTACCAAAACCTGTCCCACTTAGTACTCCTAACCTTAACCTATCCAAGTCTGAGGTATTTGCATCACCTGAACCCCTTGCCAATCAGGCTACCTCCATAGACTCGCCTGAAAAGCCCAGGAAGCTATCCGTGTTGGAACGGATCAAGATGTTGTCACAGTTCCGGACCTCCCAGGAGTCATCAGCATCTGAGTGCTCTGGGATGACCCAAACCGAGCGGCAACCACGGATGAGAATGGGCGCTCCCATAAGCAGAGCTAAGTCGATGGGCTCTCTTGACTACGCCAGGTGGGAAGCATTGAAGGATATGACTGAAGAAGAACAATCTAGGGAGGAGAAGTCATCAGTCTCACCACTACTGCAGAGAAACATTGTTGTGGTTCAGCCTGCCACTCCACAATCTGCAGGCTCCCCACACAAGGTGGCGGCCCCCCGGAAGACGGGGGCCACTGGCCAGCTGAGCGAACTCACGTCTAGGTTTGAGTCCCTAAATACCCCAGACAAATGCCAGCCAGACAAGGAGAATATTCTGGAGAGAAAAGGGAAAGAGGTCAGGTGCACGGAAGAGGTCACAGAGTCACAACCATCGGAAAACGCAGACAACAGCCTCAGGCAAATGATGCCGGAGTGGAGGAAGCAGGACACGGATCAGGAAGAGACTGCTTCCAGCATAAAGAAGCGGATCAGTCTTCTGTTTGACCCCTCCTCTGCCCAAGGAGGTGGGGTCTCCACACCCCTGGAGGTGGAGCCTCATTCATCGGCGCAGCCCATCCAGGAGGTGGACATCTCAGTGGGTGTGAAACAGCGGATTAAACAGTTGATAGCAGAGAGCCCTTCTCagtccctcattcagagaaaggtcaagccccgccccctctctCAGGACCTCACCAAGTG TTTTTCACCAGGAATGTCTATGGACACTAGCCCTTCCACTGTTGGCCTGGAGAGAGTTCAGATGAGAGGTGTTGacaagaaagaaagagaggCCCATGAGAAG GTGGAAGACCCTATGGCTGACTCGAGTATTAAGGGTCAAGACCAGAGCGGGGGATCCTTCACTACTTTAGACCAGTCAGGCAATGGTGGgacagagctggagctgcaggaACTTCAATCAAACAAAGAGAAGGCACCAGTAGAGACACCTGAGAATGTAGTTTCCATCATTCCATCCCTCCAACTTGGTCATTTAGACCGCAGTGCAGTGAGTGAGGGCATTCTTAGTGCCCAACTGGAGGAAAAAACCTCGAAACTGGAAGAGGAGAGGCAGAAACAGATGGAGCTGGAGAGGAAATGCGAAGAGGAGAGGCAGAAACAGCTGGAGCAGGAGAGGAAACTGGAGGAGGAGAGGCAGAAACAGCTGGAGCTGGAGAGGAAACGTGAAGAGGAGAGGCAGAAACAGCTGGAGCTGGAGAGGAAACTGGAAGAGGAGAGGCAGAAACAGCTGGAGCAGGAGAGGAAACGCGAAGAGGAGAGGCAGAAACAGCTGGAGCAGGAGAGGAAACGCGAAGAGGAGAGGCAGAAACAGCTGGAGCAGGAGAGGAAACGCGAAGAGGAGAGGCAGAAACAGCTGGAGCAGGAGAGGAAACGCGAAGAGGAGAGGCAGAAACAGCTGGAGCTGGAGAGGAAACGCGAAGAGGAGAG GCAGAAACAGCTGGAGCTGGAGAGGAAACGCAAAGAGGAGAGGCAGAAACAACTGGAGCAGGAGAGGAAACTGGAGGAGGAGAAGCAGAAACAGCTGGAGCAGGAGAGGAAACGGGAAGAGGAGAGGCAGAAACAGCTGGAGCTGGAGAGGAAACGCAAAGAGGAGAGGCAGAAACAGCTGGAGCTGGAGAGGAAACAGGAAGAGGAGAGGCAGAAACAGCTGGAGCAGGAGAGGAAACAGGAAGAGGAGAGGCAGAAACAGCTGGAGAAGAAACGGGAAGAGGAGAGGCAGAAACAGCTGGAGCAGGAGAGGAAACTGGAAGAGCAGAAACAGCTGGAGCTGGAGAGGAAacgagaagaggagagacagaAGCAACTAGAGTTGGACAGAAAGAACCAGGAGAGGGAGGTAGAAGAATCACCCCAACAGATTTCCACAGCTGGGGAAATCCTCCCCACATCTCAGGCCAGTAGCAGCACCCTAACAGAACAAAGTGTAAGAGAAGGTGATGAAAATGCCACAACTGAAGAAGTTATTTTTGATGATTTCTCTGTGAGGCCAATGAGGTGGAGATATATGAGGAAAAGCAGCCTACTTTATGGAGACACTTTCCAGACTTCTCAACCGCCAGCTGATGCTTATGATGAGGgaggaaaaaatgaaaattatgTGGAAAATTTGAATGATCAAGAGCAACAAGGAGAGATTAGCGAAGACGATGAGAAGTTACAAAAGAAAGTAAAGATTGGGATTGACCGTGGGCATGATGGACAAGGGGGTGTAAAGCAAGAAGATACTAAGAGTCAGGGGGGTACAGAGATAGAGATTCTGGATCCCATAAAACAACCTTCCAACAGGTCCAGCCACCTTTGCCCTGGTGAGAAACTGGAAGCAGAAGAGGACAGATGTAGTGCTCCCAGACAGGCAGCCACGCAGCCACTCCCAAAGCCAGCCACTTGCATAGCG CGGACGTTGGCGGGCACCGGTCCCAGGGAGGAGGATGGCACGCAGGACAGGCTCATCTCCCACGAGGACGACCAGTACGGCAGCCTGGACGCAGCTCAGCACCCCGGCGAGGGCAG TCTGACTCCGAACACCTCCACCCCCACGGATGCCCTACCGGAGCCCAGTACGCCAGGCGGGCTGCCCTCCCCCAGCACCCTCTCCTCCGTGTCGTGCGAGGCGACAGACCCGCTGCCTTTTCCTGAG ACGCCAACATCCCTGCTGGACTCCAGCGCCCTGCGCTCGCGGGTGCTGTTGGGTAAGAGGCGGAGTCAGCGTGCCCTGCCCTCAAGAGCCGCCCGTCAGAAAGCTGTACAGGATGCCAAAGACCCGAAGTTCCAGGACTCTGCAG GGACGGGGTCTGAAATGACAGCACAGGAAGATgtggaggatgaagaggaggaggaggaggaggaggaggtgaagGCAGAGCCGTGTTTGACTCCTTCGCAGCCACAGAGAGTGCCCCTCTTCCCTGGCATGGACACGTCTGCTCTCAAG GCTCAGCTGAAGAAGCGAGTGGGTGACTCAGAAAACCAGGccgagcagccccccccccagcgatcAGCCAAATCTCCCTTCCTCCCCCAGGCCACCCGAGTTCTGCCCCCCATCGCTGACAAGGAAAACCG GGACCACTCCTCCCCACAGTGGCTGCAGGAGCTGAAGTCCAAGAAACGCTTCAGTCAGCACGAGAGTGACACCTAG